A region of Streptomyces sp. R44 DNA encodes the following proteins:
- the galE gene encoding UDP-glucose 4-epimerase GalE, whose amino-acid sequence MTYLITGGAGYIGSHVVRAMTQAGERVVVLDDLSTGYESRVPEGVPLVVGSTLDREVLDRTIAEHGVTGVVHLAAKKQVGESVELPLHYYRENVIGLTVLLEAVAAAGVRNFLFSSSAAVYGMPDVDLVTEETPCLPMSPYGETKLVGEWLVRAAGAAHGISTACLRYFNVAGAATPELADTGVFNLVPMVFERLDAGESPRIFGDDYDTPDGTCIRDYIHVEDLADAHLVAARKLAEWAGAGAPRDLTVNIGRGEGVSVTEMVQLINEITGHTTEPLVTPRRAGDPARVVAAADRIESELGWKARHDVRDMIESAWAGWVARRGATV is encoded by the coding sequence ATGACTTATCTGATCACCGGCGGCGCCGGATACATCGGCTCCCATGTGGTCCGCGCCATGACGCAGGCGGGCGAGCGGGTCGTCGTCCTCGACGACCTGTCCACGGGCTACGAGTCGAGGGTTCCCGAGGGCGTCCCCCTGGTGGTCGGCTCCACCCTGGACCGTGAGGTCCTGGACCGGACGATCGCGGAGCACGGTGTGACGGGCGTCGTCCACCTCGCCGCGAAGAAGCAGGTCGGCGAGTCCGTCGAGCTGCCGCTGCACTACTACCGCGAGAACGTCATCGGTCTCACGGTCCTCCTGGAGGCCGTCGCGGCCGCCGGTGTGCGCAACTTCCTCTTCTCCTCCTCCGCCGCCGTCTACGGCATGCCGGACGTCGACCTCGTCACAGAGGAGACCCCCTGCCTGCCGATGAGCCCGTACGGCGAGACCAAGCTCGTCGGCGAGTGGCTGGTGCGCGCCGCGGGCGCCGCGCACGGCATCTCGACGGCCTGCCTGCGCTACTTCAACGTGGCGGGCGCGGCGACCCCCGAGCTGGCCGACACCGGGGTCTTCAACCTGGTCCCGATGGTCTTCGAGCGCCTCGACGCGGGGGAGTCCCCGCGGATCTTCGGCGACGACTACGACACGCCCGACGGCACCTGCATCCGCGACTACATCCACGTCGAGGACCTGGCCGACGCGCACCTCGTCGCCGCGCGGAAGCTCGCGGAGTGGGCCGGGGCGGGCGCGCCGCGCGACCTGACCGTCAACATCGGCCGTGGCGAGGGCGTCTCCGTCACCGAGATGGTCCAGCTGATCAACGAGATCACCGGCCACACCACCGAGCCGCTGGTCACCCCGCGCCGCGCCGGTGACCCCGCCCGGGTCGTCGCCGCCGCCGACCGCATCGAGTCGGAGCTGGGCTGGAAGGCCCGTCACGACGTGCGCGACATGATCGAGTCGGCCTGGGCCGGCTGGGTCGCCCGTCGCGGCGCGACCGTCTGA
- a CDS encoding DUF6056 family protein produces the protein MSRTTISERGETPLPEDEAGAGAPGGKGFRRTLGGIGLVVAVGSGALLAVGAFLGLYVRPTSDDWCALWKARDMGPFGLASDFYNTQNGRVTNAFLSGVIYADDMLGPKVMPAFLVVSLGVALFLLARAALRALGRPQPPAVLLVAAVGLIEALLFFAGTRPYQVLLWAPATISHTLPSVIGLWAVVVAVVAARSRHRWARPAAVATAVLTGMAIGTLSEPFTMVAGISAASVGVLCLPRLRWAKDWYVSTWCVAACVGLASGLALLYTSPGAQWRRAQVPKKPLTLSEVGETIHDWWRMWQTIGDQWAYAGALAVGVLLGLGLVFAGPIAGHRPAAPAEDGRPRRRGRRAAAAGEGRPRGLTVVAALLPLPLLALASLGVAYGLRSGYGITGWTYARTWTNFLVPMLLILCAYGTWAGHWLGRRLTAPRPAARAARAVTLLAAGALAVGSAIALVQPVHTTATGTVARSIAWDRQNTRIRAEIANGATDVAYRPMYIGWLAEPFFTKVYARDWAAQCAARYYEVDKIHRG, from the coding sequence GTGAGCAGGACCACCATCTCAGAGCGCGGTGAGACACCGCTTCCGGAGGACGAAGCGGGCGCCGGCGCTCCCGGTGGGAAGGGGTTCCGGCGGACCCTCGGCGGGATCGGGCTCGTCGTCGCCGTCGGTTCGGGCGCGCTGCTCGCGGTCGGTGCCTTCCTCGGTCTCTACGTACGCCCCACGTCCGACGACTGGTGTGCCCTCTGGAAGGCCCGGGACATGGGTCCCTTCGGTCTCGCCTCGGACTTCTACAACACTCAGAACGGCCGCGTCACCAACGCCTTCCTCAGCGGCGTGATCTACGCCGACGACATGCTGGGGCCGAAGGTGATGCCCGCCTTCCTGGTGGTGTCGCTGGGCGTCGCGCTCTTCCTGCTCGCCCGCGCCGCGCTGCGCGCCCTCGGCCGTCCGCAGCCCCCGGCGGTGCTGCTCGTGGCCGCTGTGGGCCTGATCGAGGCGCTGCTGTTCTTCGCCGGTACGCGCCCCTACCAGGTGCTGCTCTGGGCGCCGGCCACCATCTCCCACACCCTGCCGAGCGTGATCGGCCTCTGGGCCGTGGTCGTCGCCGTCGTCGCGGCCCGCTCCCGGCACCGGTGGGCCCGGCCCGCCGCCGTGGCCACGGCGGTCCTGACCGGCATGGCGATAGGGACACTCAGCGAGCCGTTCACCATGGTGGCCGGCATCTCCGCGGCCTCCGTCGGAGTCCTCTGCCTGCCCCGCCTGCGCTGGGCGAAGGACTGGTACGTCTCCACCTGGTGCGTCGCGGCCTGCGTCGGTCTCGCCTCCGGTCTCGCCCTCCTGTACACCTCCCCCGGCGCCCAGTGGCGGCGGGCCCAGGTCCCGAAGAAGCCGCTGACGCTCTCCGAGGTGGGCGAGACGATCCACGACTGGTGGCGCATGTGGCAGACCATCGGTGACCAGTGGGCGTACGCGGGAGCCCTCGCCGTCGGCGTCCTGCTGGGTCTGGGCCTCGTCTTCGCCGGCCCGATCGCCGGCCACCGTCCCGCCGCCCCCGCCGAGGACGGCCGGCCGCGCCGCCGCGGCCGGCGCGCCGCGGCCGCCGGGGAAGGCCGCCCGCGCGGCCTGACGGTCGTCGCCGCGCTGCTGCCGCTGCCGCTGCTCGCCCTCGCGAGCCTGGGCGTCGCGTACGGCCTGCGGAGCGGTTACGGCATCACCGGCTGGACGTACGCCCGCACGTGGACGAACTTCCTCGTCCCGATGCTGCTCATCCTCTGCGCGTACGGCACCTGGGCCGGCCACTGGCTCGGCCGTCGGCTGACGGCCCCGCGCCCCGCCGCCCGCGCGGCCCGTGCCGTCACGCTGCTCGCGGCGGGCGCGCTCGCCGTGGGAAGCGCGATCGCCCTGGTGCAGCCGGTGCACACGACGGCCACGGGCACGGTGGCGCGGAGCATCGCCTGGGACCGGCAGAACACCCGGATCCGCGCGGAGATCGCCAACGGCGCCACGGACGTCGCGTACCGCCCCATGTACATCGGCTGGCTCGCGGAGCCCTTCTTCACCAAGGTGTACGCGCGCGACTGGGCGGCCCAGTGCGCGGCCCGGTACTACGAGGTGGACAAGATCCACCGCGGCTGA
- a CDS encoding glycosyltransferase family 2 protein, with translation MTKLSVVVPCFNEEDVVERFDARMRQVLDALPVDYEICYVDDGSSDGTLGKLRAIAALHQNRTQYASFSRNFGKEAAMLAGLRKSTGDAVVIMDADLQHPPELLARMLDLHHQGHDQVIARRTREGDKKLRSALSRMYYRAVNRWVDVELTDGVGDFRLLSRPAVDALLSLPEYNRFSKGLFSWIGFDTVTFDYQNAAREGGETKWKFSSLVNYGMDGLISFNNRPLRIALWLGMMLSGLAALYVVWVAVAAIVHGVTAPGYVTLVAIIVGLGGVQMMMLGLIGEYIGRIYYETKRRPHFLVKETHRSFGHGSAEQLAAERIRISATDGER, from the coding sequence ATGACCAAACTTTCCGTCGTCGTTCCCTGCTTCAACGAAGAGGACGTCGTCGAGCGGTTCGACGCGCGGATGCGTCAGGTACTCGACGCCCTCCCGGTCGACTACGAGATCTGCTACGTGGACGACGGCAGCTCCGACGGAACCCTGGGCAAGCTGCGGGCCATTGCGGCTCTTCACCAGAACCGCACACAGTATGCCTCCTTCAGTCGCAACTTCGGCAAGGAGGCCGCCATGCTGGCGGGTCTCCGCAAATCCACCGGCGACGCCGTCGTCATCATGGACGCCGACCTCCAGCACCCGCCGGAGCTCCTCGCGCGCATGCTGGACCTGCACCACCAGGGTCACGATCAGGTCATCGCGCGAAGGACCCGTGAAGGCGACAAGAAGCTCCGCTCCGCGCTGAGCCGCATGTACTACCGGGCCGTCAACCGCTGGGTCGACGTCGAGCTCACCGACGGCGTCGGAGACTTCCGTCTGCTCTCCCGCCCCGCCGTCGACGCGCTGCTCTCGCTGCCCGAGTACAACCGCTTCTCCAAGGGCCTCTTCTCCTGGATCGGCTTCGACACCGTCACCTTCGACTACCAGAACGCCGCACGCGAGGGCGGTGAGACGAAGTGGAAGTTCAGCTCCCTGGTCAACTACGGCATGGACGGGCTGATCTCCTTCAACAACCGTCCGCTGCGCATCGCCCTCTGGCTCGGGATGATGCTGAGCGGCCTCGCGGCCCTCTATGTGGTCTGGGTGGCCGTCGCCGCCATAGTCCACGGCGTCACCGCCCCCGGATACGTCACCCTGGTCGCCATCATCGTGGGCCTCGGGGGCGTGCAGATGATGATGCTGGGTCTGATCGGCGAGTACATCGGCCGTATCTACTACGAGACCAAGCGCCGCCCGCACTTCCTCGTGAAGGAGACCCACCGCTCCTTCGGACACGGGTCCGCCGAGCAGCTCGCCGCCGAGCGGATCCGCATCTCGGCCACCGACGGAGAGCGCTGA
- a CDS encoding CDP-glycerol glycerophosphotransferase family protein, with protein MEVPDVSVVVIAYNDAERLPTAVRSVLDQSLHGVEVVIVDDCSKDSTFEVAKALAAETPDRVRAFQLPQNSGGCGAPRNFGIQQAAGTYVMFLDSDDVLERNACRNMLNAAESTGADLVSGLCVRVHLDSRHQKTTEWYPWIYSQTRTIDSITELPDLLVFDTLSTNKCYRREFLLEQGLEFPVGIHYEDLLFSAQAYVAASRITLIPNHVYYWNVQESAAAKSISNRRHEIANFVHRMEIHRRVDALLESRGYEDLKYRKDIKFLKHDLVLHFRDLALLDEDYRREFAALANGYLAEIDPQAYSEVQRLHAICAYLLSKEDWDNLLPATDALTNAGRLTSPLAERDGQVYWCDRHLDSEQGREILDMTAAGYHAKPLTSLVLGNRLTSYESTDGVVKLAGRVVNPLGRIRPDAKLQAVLEFSARRSVGGRTARIPVASVRHTDEWIEWEGTVDVARTVRPLGIIDAVWDVRLILSVDGEQLRTRVSVGGTPLDEARSLRVRPRLTSLVSDRFVPEITKKGNLSYVLAAEGKAAVHTSAMIEGAMHGRPAELAKTSLRRLLKAKRDLNSGETKLRVYHELYSKLPIKKGLVVFESHLGKQYSDSPKAIYEEMRRQGVKFEAVWSYAGAKPTGFPKDATLVKRWSWQYLRALAQAEFWIDNQGFPLRLAKRPGTTYIQTWHGTALKRMGFDEPTTKARGLAAQASFQESLDRFDHFLIRGEHDRRTLAKGFRLRDEVLLPVGYPRNDDLAEARRKEAEAGTRDRGPLAAELGIAPEKKVLLYAPTFRAAPGGKVQKFKAPFSVEEFAERFGDTHTLLIRTHYLNSVTLPPSVRGRVIDVSSHHDITPLLALADGLITDYSSVMFDYGLLDRPMIFFTYDYEEYAKENRGTYFDLKERAPGPVVATEEELYGVISNFKDEADTKYAAARQRFNAEFSEYDRGDAARQIVAKFFSGSGK; from the coding sequence GTGGAAGTGCCTGACGTCTCCGTGGTCGTCATCGCCTACAACGACGCAGAGCGTCTGCCGACGGCCGTACGGTCGGTGCTGGACCAGAGTCTGCACGGCGTCGAAGTCGTGATCGTCGACGACTGCAGCAAGGACAGCACCTTCGAGGTCGCCAAGGCGCTCGCCGCCGAGACCCCGGACCGGGTCAGAGCGTTCCAGCTGCCGCAGAACAGCGGCGGCTGCGGTGCGCCCCGCAACTTCGGCATCCAGCAGGCCGCCGGCACCTACGTCATGTTCCTCGACAGTGACGACGTGCTGGAGCGCAACGCCTGCCGGAACATGCTGAACGCGGCCGAGTCCACCGGCGCCGACCTGGTGTCCGGCCTCTGCGTGCGCGTCCACCTGGACAGCCGCCACCAGAAGACCACCGAGTGGTACCCGTGGATCTACTCGCAGACCCGGACGATCGACTCCATCACCGAGCTGCCCGACCTCCTGGTCTTCGACACCCTGTCGACGAACAAGTGCTACCGCCGCGAGTTCCTCCTGGAGCAGGGGCTGGAGTTCCCCGTCGGCATCCACTACGAGGACCTGCTCTTCTCGGCCCAGGCGTACGTCGCCGCGAGCCGGATCACGCTCATCCCGAACCACGTCTACTACTGGAACGTGCAGGAGAGCGCCGCCGCGAAGTCGATCAGCAACCGGCGCCACGAGATCGCCAACTTCGTCCACCGGATGGAGATCCACCGCCGGGTGGACGCCCTGCTGGAGAGCAGGGGCTACGAGGACCTGAAGTACCGCAAGGACATCAAGTTCCTCAAGCACGACCTCGTTCTCCACTTCCGCGACCTCGCGCTCCTCGACGAGGACTACCGGCGCGAGTTCGCCGCGCTGGCCAACGGCTACCTCGCCGAGATAGATCCCCAGGCGTACTCCGAGGTCCAGCGCCTGCACGCCATCTGCGCCTACCTGCTGAGCAAGGAGGACTGGGACAACCTGCTCCCGGCCACCGACGCGCTCACCAACGCGGGCCGGCTCACCAGCCCGCTCGCCGAGCGGGACGGCCAGGTCTACTGGTGCGACCGGCACCTGGACAGCGAGCAGGGTCGCGAGATCCTGGACATGACCGCCGCCGGCTACCACGCCAAGCCGCTCACCTCCCTGGTCCTGGGCAACCGGCTGACCTCGTACGAGAGCACCGACGGCGTCGTGAAGCTGGCCGGCCGGGTGGTCAACCCGCTGGGCCGGATCCGTCCGGACGCGAAGCTCCAGGCGGTCCTGGAGTTCTCGGCCCGCCGCAGCGTCGGCGGCAGGACCGCGCGCATCCCGGTGGCCTCGGTCCGCCACACCGACGAGTGGATCGAGTGGGAGGGCACGGTCGACGTGGCCCGCACCGTTCGCCCGCTCGGCATCATCGACGCCGTCTGGGACGTCCGGCTGATCCTCTCCGTCGACGGCGAGCAGCTCAGGACCCGCGTCTCCGTGGGCGGGACCCCGCTCGACGAGGCCCGTTCCCTGCGCGTCCGCCCCCGCCTGACCTCGCTGGTCTCCGACCGCTTCGTGCCGGAGATCACCAAGAAGGGCAACCTGTCGTACGTGCTCGCCGCCGAGGGCAAGGCGGCCGTGCACACCTCGGCGATGATCGAGGGCGCGATGCACGGACGCCCCGCCGAACTGGCCAAGACCAGCCTGCGCCGGCTGCTCAAGGCGAAGCGGGACCTGAACTCGGGCGAGACCAAGCTCCGCGTCTACCACGAGCTGTACAGCAAGCTGCCGATCAAGAAGGGGCTCGTCGTCTTCGAGAGCCACCTCGGCAAGCAGTACAGCGACAGCCCGAAGGCGATCTACGAGGAGATGCGCCGACAGGGCGTCAAGTTCGAGGCCGTCTGGTCCTACGCGGGCGCCAAGCCGACCGGCTTCCCCAAGGACGCGACGCTGGTGAAGCGCTGGAGCTGGCAGTACCTGCGGGCGCTGGCCCAGGCCGAGTTCTGGATCGACAACCAGGGCTTCCCGCTGCGGCTCGCCAAGCGGCCGGGGACCACGTACATCCAGACCTGGCACGGCACCGCCCTGAAGCGGATGGGCTTCGACGAGCCGACCACCAAGGCGCGCGGGCTCGCCGCCCAGGCGTCCTTCCAGGAGTCGCTGGACCGGTTCGACCACTTCCTGATCCGCGGCGAGCACGACCGGCGCACCCTCGCGAAGGGCTTCCGGCTCCGCGACGAGGTGCTGCTGCCCGTCGGCTACCCGCGCAACGACGACCTCGCCGAGGCGCGTCGCAAGGAGGCCGAGGCCGGCACCCGGGACCGCGGCCCGCTCGCCGCCGAGCTGGGCATCGCCCCGGAGAAGAAGGTGCTGCTGTACGCGCCGACCTTCCGGGCCGCCCCGGGCGGCAAGGTGCAGAAGTTCAAGGCCCCGTTCTCCGTCGAGGAGTTCGCCGAGCGCTTCGGCGACACCCACACCCTGCTGATCAGGACCCACTACCTGAACAGCGTGACGCTGCCGCCGTCGGTGCGCGGCCGGGTGATCGACGTGTCGTCGCACCACGACATCACCCCCCTGCTCGCCCTCGCGGACGGGCTGATCACCGACTACTCGTCCGTGATGTTCGACTACGGGCTGCTCGACCGTCCGATGATCTTCTTCACGTACGACTACGAGGAGTACGCGAAGGAGAACCGGGGCACCTACTTCGACCTGAAGGAGCGCGCGCCGGGCCCGGTCGTCGCCACGGAGGAGGAGCTCTACGGAGTGATCTCCAACTTCAAGGACGAGGCCGACACCAAGTACGCGGCCGCCCGTCAGCGGTTCAACGCAGAGTTCAGCGAGTACGACCGGGGTGACGCGGCCCGTCAGATCGTCGCCAAGTTCTTCAGCGGGAGCGGGAAGTGA
- a CDS encoding glycosyltransferase, with protein MGGVTTWTHQMARAFTDRGHQVHVIGITPAPAGRQHEFPDPLPYATTTLYDAHPPQVKPLRGLKGKLNAPERRRHAARAAGMRERADRMTALFRAARPGSVVIVTQVWAMEWVSLADTKGLTVIGMSHESYEASAASSRLARVKRYYQDVDRMLVLTPGDADRWIRAGMDNVGHMPNALPFVPERPVAREEKLVVSIGRLSHEKGVDMLLDSWAEIASRHPDWKLRIYGTGDEETALRARTTDLGLDGSVEWMGRTNDVLGALSDASVFAQASRAEGFPITLLEAMAAGVPCAAFDCAPGVREIIRDGEDGLLARLGNAMELGGHMSALMSDKELRDRMGDAAFENVKRYAPDEITDRWEALFAFLER; from the coding sequence ATGGGCGGTGTGACGACCTGGACGCACCAGATGGCCCGGGCGTTCACCGACCGCGGTCACCAGGTCCACGTCATCGGCATCACCCCCGCCCCCGCCGGCCGGCAGCACGAGTTCCCCGATCCGCTGCCGTACGCCACCACCACCCTGTACGACGCGCACCCGCCGCAGGTGAAGCCGCTGCGGGGCCTCAAGGGCAAGCTCAACGCGCCGGAGCGGCGCCGGCACGCGGCCCGCGCCGCGGGCATGCGCGAGCGCGCCGACCGGATGACAGCCCTGTTCCGGGCGGCCCGCCCGGGCTCCGTGGTGATCGTCACTCAGGTGTGGGCGATGGAGTGGGTCTCCCTCGCCGACACCAAGGGGCTCACCGTCATCGGCATGAGCCACGAGTCGTACGAGGCGAGCGCCGCGTCCTCCCGGCTGGCCCGGGTGAAGCGGTACTACCAGGACGTCGACCGGATGCTCGTCCTCACGCCGGGCGACGCCGACCGGTGGATCCGGGCGGGCATGGACAACGTCGGCCACATGCCGAACGCCCTGCCCTTCGTCCCCGAGCGCCCGGTGGCCCGCGAGGAGAAGCTGGTCGTCTCCATCGGCCGCCTCTCCCACGAGAAGGGCGTGGACATGCTGCTCGACAGCTGGGCCGAGATCGCCTCCCGTCACCCCGACTGGAAGCTGCGGATCTACGGCACCGGCGACGAGGAGACGGCGCTGCGCGCCCGGACGACCGACCTCGGTCTCGACGGGTCCGTGGAGTGGATGGGCCGGACGAACGACGTGCTCGGGGCCCTCTCGGACGCCTCGGTGTTCGCACAGGCGTCCCGCGCCGAGGGCTTCCCGATCACCCTCCTGGAGGCGATGGCGGCCGGCGTGCCGTGCGCCGCGTTCGACTGCGCGCCGGGCGTGCGGGAGATCATCCGCGACGGTGAGGACGGGCTGCTCGCGCGGCTCGGCAACGCCATGGAGCTCGGCGGCCACATGAGCGCCCTGATGTCCGACAAGGAGCTGCGGGACCGGATGGGCGACGCCGCGTTCGAGAACGTGAAGCGGTACGCGCCCGACGAGATCACCGACCGCTGGGAGGCGCTCTTCGCCTTCCTGGAGCGCTGA
- a CDS encoding GtrA family protein codes for MGAGSPTAGRARLAEIFRFGLVGGVNTGTFFGCYLLLHPWMPYFAAYSLAFVLSMIGSFFLNTYFTYRTRPTWKKFALFPLTNVTNYLVQSVGLYALVTWAGMDDRIAPLVAAVVAIPFTYLISQRILVPRSAEAPGSGPGSETDERQPSRLA; via the coding sequence ATGGGAGCCGGCTCGCCCACCGCGGGGCGGGCACGGCTGGCCGAGATCTTCAGGTTCGGTCTCGTCGGCGGCGTCAACACCGGCACCTTCTTCGGCTGCTACCTGCTCCTGCACCCGTGGATGCCGTACTTCGCCGCGTACTCCCTCGCCTTCGTCCTGAGCATGATCGGCTCGTTCTTCCTCAACACCTACTTCACCTACCGCACCCGGCCGACGTGGAAGAAGTTCGCCCTCTTCCCGCTCACCAACGTCACCAACTACCTGGTGCAGAGCGTCGGTCTCTACGCCCTCGTCACCTGGGCCGGAATGGACGACAGGATCGCGCCACTCGTCGCGGCCGTCGTCGCCATCCCGTTCACCTACCTGATCTCCCAGCGGATCCTGGTGCCCCGCTCCGCCGAGGCGCCCGGCTCGGGTCCAGGGAGCGAAACGGACGAGCGACAGCCCTCCCGGCTCGCGTAG
- a CDS encoding glycosyltransferase family 2 protein: MSSVPPPETAGRLSVVVIAYNDEELVAQAIGSALDQGPVVAEVLAVDDCSSDGTAAVLDELAARHPRVRVVRRTENSGGCGTPRNDGIRAATSPYVMFLDSDDILPAGAAEGLVAAAERHRAPVAVGVCVRRELPEGRDVRWQPALYREPAVLETPEELRPLVHDTLCVNKIYDRAFLAEHDIRFPDGRFVYEDFLFTARVYAAAPRVAVIPDTVYVWHVRRAAAQLSISLDREGVSNWRARIAAHGAAVETLAEAGRAELAAACRTKFLEHDLRMYARDLRLRDAGHRAEWWELTRAHLSGFADEEIAAAVAPARWTARFLLAAKEPRDLLRLSRLTADPGRLLPPYAGGRTAAVWADDLPEARLDGMDELPLDGLPLVVDAVLRTGGGGELRFTVRDLYGRLAEAGPVRAELAFLPRGDSEPARTEEAALSAVAGADGTVEAWTARVPVGLTGLAGSGRRRGREGVQLWDIGVTVTCANGESFTTSLRAPDASQRRSVLPSSRYGVLLVQPYTTANGSLAVRIAPGARDGFRAVRARLRRLARSSQ; the protein is encoded by the coding sequence GTGAGTAGCGTCCCCCCGCCCGAGACCGCAGGCCGGCTCAGTGTCGTCGTCATCGCCTACAACGACGAGGAGCTGGTCGCCCAGGCCATCGGCTCCGCGCTCGACCAGGGGCCCGTGGTGGCGGAGGTCCTGGCGGTCGACGACTGTTCGAGCGACGGGACGGCCGCGGTCCTCGACGAGCTGGCGGCCCGGCACCCCCGTGTGCGCGTGGTGCGCCGCACCGAGAACAGCGGCGGCTGCGGAACCCCGCGCAACGACGGCATCCGCGCCGCCACCTCCCCGTACGTCATGTTCCTGGACAGCGACGACATCCTCCCGGCCGGCGCCGCCGAGGGCCTGGTCGCCGCCGCCGAGCGGCACCGCGCCCCCGTCGCCGTCGGCGTCTGCGTACGGCGTGAACTGCCCGAGGGCCGGGACGTGCGCTGGCAGCCCGCCCTGTACCGGGAGCCGGCCGTCCTGGAGACGCCCGAGGAGCTGCGCCCGCTCGTCCACGACACGCTCTGCGTCAACAAGATCTACGACCGGGCCTTCCTCGCCGAGCACGACATCCGCTTCCCCGACGGCCGTTTCGTCTACGAGGACTTCCTCTTCACCGCCCGGGTGTACGCCGCCGCTCCCCGCGTCGCCGTGATCCCCGACACCGTCTACGTCTGGCATGTGCGCCGGGCCGCCGCGCAGCTGTCGATCTCCCTGGACCGCGAGGGCGTCTCCAACTGGCGCGCCCGGATCGCCGCGCACGGCGCGGCCGTCGAGACCCTTGCCGAGGCGGGCCGCGCGGAGCTCGCCGCCGCCTGCCGCACCAAGTTCCTCGAACACGACCTGCGCATGTACGCCCGCGACCTGCGGCTGCGGGACGCCGGACACCGCGCCGAATGGTGGGAGCTCACCCGCGCCCACCTGTCCGGCTTCGCCGACGAGGAGATCGCCGCCGCGGTCGCCCCCGCCCGCTGGACCGCCCGTTTCCTGCTGGCCGCGAAGGAGCCGCGCGACCTGCTCCGGCTGTCCCGGCTCACCGCCGACCCGGGCCGCCTGCTCCCGCCGTACGCCGGCGGCCGCACCGCCGCCGTCTGGGCCGACGACCTGCCGGAGGCCCGCCTCGACGGCATGGACGAGCTGCCGCTCGACGGGCTGCCGCTCGTCGTGGACGCCGTGCTGCGCACCGGCGGGGGCGGCGAGCTGCGGTTCACCGTCCGTGACCTGTACGGGCGGCTCGCCGAGGCCGGGCCCGTGCGCGCGGAACTCGCCTTCCTGCCGCGCGGCGACAGCGAGCCCGCCCGTACCGAGGAGGCCGCGCTGAGCGCCGTCGCCGGGGCGGACGGCACGGTGGAGGCCTGGACCGCCCGGGTCCCCGTCGGGCTCACGGGGCTCGCCGGATCCGGTCGGCGGCGGGGGCGCGAGGGCGTCCAGCTGTGGGACATCGGCGTCACCGTGACGTGTGCGAACGGTGAGTCGTTCACCACGTCGCTGCGTGCGCCGGACGCTTCCCAGCGGCGCTCGGTGCTTCCGAGCAGCCGGTACGGTGTACTCCTGGTGCAGCCGTACACCACGGCCAACGGCTCGCTGGCGGTGCGGATCGCACCCGGCGCACGGGACGGATTCCGGGCGGTCAGGGCCCGGCTCCGTCGGCTTGCCCGCAGTTCACAGTGA